A single window of Eucalyptus grandis isolate ANBG69807.140 chromosome 1, ASM1654582v1, whole genome shotgun sequence DNA harbors:
- the LOC104433144 gene encoding GDSL esterase/lipase CPRD49 isoform X1, which yields MVGPGRPQFVLFGSSIVQFSFGDGGWGASLADLYAREADIILRGYSGWNSRLALEVLEKVFPKDAATQPSLVIVYFGGNDSMRPHPSGLGPHVPLPEYVENMRKIAKYLKQSLSDCTRVIFLSAPPVNEEKIRESWSDKNQELRRTNDLCRVYSEACIKLCREMNIKAVDLWTAMQKRDDWATACFTDGIHFSPEGSEIVVEEILRVLKEADWKPSLYWESMPTEFGEDSPY from the exons atggTCGGACCGGGGAGACCGCAGTTCGTGCTGTTCGGCTCGTCGATAGTCCAGTTCAGCTTCGGCGACGGAGGATGGGGCGCTTCCCTCGCCGACCTGTACGCCCGcgag GCAGACATAATCTTGAGGGGGTACTCCGGATGGAACTCGAGGCTCGCTCTTGAAGTCCTGGAAAAAGTGTTTCCAAAG GATGCAGCTACACAACCATCCCTGGTGATTGTCTATTTTGGCGGAAATGACTCAATGCGGCCTCACCCATCTGGTCTTGGCCCTCATGTACCGCTTCCTGAGTATGTCGAGAACATGAGGAAGATTGCCAAATATCTCAAG CAGAGCCTGTCGGATTGTACGCGCGTCATTTTTCTTAGTGCTCCACCTGTCAATGAGGAGAAAATTCGTGAATCTTGGAG CGATAAGAATCAAGAACTAAGGCGAACAAATGACTTGTGCCGAGTATACTCGGAGGCCTGTATAAAGCTGTGCAGGGAGATGAACATCAAGGCTGTTGATCTGTGGACTGCAATGCAGAAGAGGGATGATTGGGCTACGGCATGCTTTAC GGACGGCATCCATTTCTCCCCAGAGGGAAGTGAGATCGTGGTGGAGGAAATACTGAGAGTTCTCAAAGAGGCTGACTGGAAACCGAGTCTTTATTGGGAGTCGATGCCCACTGAATTCGGGGAGGATTCACCTTACTGA
- the LOC104433144 gene encoding GDSL esterase/lipase CPRD49 isoform X2 — MVGPGRPQFVLFGSSIVQFSFGDGGWGASLADLYAREADIILRGYSGWNSRLALEVLEKVFPKDAATQPSLVIVYFGGNDSMRPHPSGLGPHVPLPEYVENMRKIAKYLKSLSDCTRVIFLSAPPVNEEKIRESWSDKNQELRRTNDLCRVYSEACIKLCREMNIKAVDLWTAMQKRDDWATACFTDGIHFSPEGSEIVVEEILRVLKEADWKPSLYWESMPTEFGEDSPY; from the exons atggTCGGACCGGGGAGACCGCAGTTCGTGCTGTTCGGCTCGTCGATAGTCCAGTTCAGCTTCGGCGACGGAGGATGGGGCGCTTCCCTCGCCGACCTGTACGCCCGcgag GCAGACATAATCTTGAGGGGGTACTCCGGATGGAACTCGAGGCTCGCTCTTGAAGTCCTGGAAAAAGTGTTTCCAAAG GATGCAGCTACACAACCATCCCTGGTGATTGTCTATTTTGGCGGAAATGACTCAATGCGGCCTCACCCATCTGGTCTTGGCCCTCATGTACCGCTTCCTGAGTATGTCGAGAACATGAGGAAGATTGCCAAATATCTCAAG AGCCTGTCGGATTGTACGCGCGTCATTTTTCTTAGTGCTCCACCTGTCAATGAGGAGAAAATTCGTGAATCTTGGAG CGATAAGAATCAAGAACTAAGGCGAACAAATGACTTGTGCCGAGTATACTCGGAGGCCTGTATAAAGCTGTGCAGGGAGATGAACATCAAGGCTGTTGATCTGTGGACTGCAATGCAGAAGAGGGATGATTGGGCTACGGCATGCTTTAC GGACGGCATCCATTTCTCCCCAGAGGGAAGTGAGATCGTGGTGGAGGAAATACTGAGAGTTCTCAAAGAGGCTGACTGGAAACCGAGTCTTTATTGGGAGTCGATGCCCACTGAATTCGGGGAGGATTCACCTTACTGA